From Saccopteryx leptura isolate mSacLep1 chromosome 3, mSacLep1_pri_phased_curated, whole genome shotgun sequence, one genomic window encodes:
- the FOXO3 gene encoding forkhead box protein O3 isoform X2, with protein MRVQNEGTGKSSWWIINPDGGKSGKAPRRRAVSMDNSNKYTKSRSRAAKKKAALQTAPESADDSPSQLPKWPGSPTSRSSDELDAWTDFRSRTNSNASTVSGRLSPILASAELDDVQDDDAPLSPMLYSSSASLSPSVSKPCTVELPRLTDMAGTMNLNDGLADNLMDDLLDNIALPPAQPAPAGGLMQRSSSFPYTTKGSGLGSPTSSFNSTVFGPSSLNSLRQSPMQTIQENKPATFSSMSHYGTQTLQDLLTSDSLSHSDVMMTQSDPLMSQASTAVSAQNSRRNVMLRSDPMMSFAAQPNQGSLVNQNLLHHQHQTQGALSGSRALSNSVSNMGLSDSSSLGSAKHQQQSPVSQSMQTLSDSLSGSSLYSASANLSVMGHEKFPSDLDLDMFNGSLECDMESIIRSELMDADGLDFNFDSLISTQNVVGLNVGSFTGAKQASSQSWVPG; from the coding sequence ATGCGGGTCCAGAACGAGGGGACAGGCAAGAGCTCTTGGTGGATCATCAACCCCGATGGGGGCAAGAGTGGGAAGGCGCCCCGGCGGCGGGCCGTCTCCATGGACAACAGTAACAAGTACACCAAGAGCCGTAGCCGTGCAGCTAAGAAGAAGGCGGCCCTGCAGACCGCTCCTGAGTCGGCGGACGACAGTCCCTCCCAGCTCCCCAAGTGGCCCGGCAGCCCCACGTCACGCAGCAGCGACGAGCTGGATGCGTGGACGGACTTCCGCTCGCGCACCAACTCCAACGCCAGCACGGTCAGCGGCCGCCTGTCCCCCATCCTGGCGAGCGCGGAGCTGGACGACGTCCAGGATGACGACGCGCCGCTGTCGCCCATGCTCTACAGCAGCTCGGCCAGCCTCTCGCCCTCGGTCAGCAAGCCGTGCACCGTGGAGCTGCCGCGGCTGACCGACATGGCGGGCACCATGAACCTGAACGACGGGCTGGCCGACAACCTCATGGACGACCTGCTGGATAACATCGCGCTGCCCCCGGCCCAGCCGGCCCCCGCCGGAGGGCTCATGCAGCGGAGCTCCAGCTTCCCGTATACCACCAAGGGCTCCGGCCTGGGCTCTCCCACCAGCTCCTTCAACAGCACCGTGTTTGGACCCTCTTCTCTGAACTCCCTGCGGCAGTCTCCCATGCAGACCATCCAAGAGAACAAGCCAGCTACCTTCTCCTCCATGTCACACTATGGCACCCAGACACTCCAGGACCTGCTCACTTCAGACTCCCTCAGCCACAGCGATGTCATGATGACCCAGTCAGACCCCTTGATGTCTCAGGCCAGCACTGCTGTGTCTGCCCAGAACTCCCGCCGGAACGTGATGCTTCGCAGTGATCCAATGATGTCCTTTGCTGCTCAGCCTAACCAGGGGAGTTTGGTCAATCAGAACTTGCTCCACCACCAGCACCAAACCCAGGGCGCTCTCAGTGGCAGCCGTGCCTTGTCGAATTCTGTCAGCAACATGGGCTTGAGCGACTCCAGCAGCCTTGGGTCAGCCAAACACCAGCAGCAGTCCCCCGTCAGCCAGTCTATGCAGACCCTCTCGGACTCTCTCTCAGGCTCCTCTCTGTACTCAGCCAGTGCAAACCTTTCCGTCATGGGCCATGAGAAGTTCCCCAGCGACCTGGACCTGGACATGTTCAATGGGAGCTTGGAATGTGACATGGAGTCCATCATTCGTAGTGAACTCATGGATGCTGATGGGTTGGATTTTAACTTTGATTCCCTCATCTCCACACAGAATGTGGTTGGTTTGAACGTGGGGAGCTTCACTGGTGCTAAGCAGGCCTCATCTCAGAGCTGGGTGCCAGGCTGA